From a single Bombus terrestris chromosome 17, iyBomTerr1.2, whole genome shotgun sequence genomic region:
- the LOC125386643 gene encoding dynein beta chain, ciliary-like produces MEAKEISQSELDFLLRFPYIPELTSPVDFLTDVGWGGIKYLSQMEDFQNLEKDIEGAAKRWKKFVESDTPERESFPQDWKNKTALQRLCIMRCLRLDRMTYAIRSTNRKITIQ; encoded by the coding sequence ATGGAAGCAAAGGAAATATCACAATCAGAACTTGACTTCCTACTACGATTTCCGTATATTCCGGAGTTAACAAGCCCCGTAGACTTTTTAACAGATGTCGGTTGGGGAGGGATTAAATATTTGAGCCAAATGGAGGACTttcaaaatttagaaaaagacaTAGAAGGTGCTGCGAAACGGTGGAAGAAGTTCGTAGAATCAGATACGCCGGAACGAGAAAGTTTCCCACaagattggaaaaataaaactgCTCTGCAAAGATTATGCATCATGAGGTGTCTTAGACTGGATCGTATGACATACGCGATTAG